A genomic region of Mus musculus strain C57BL/6J chromosome 7, GRCm38.p6 C57BL/6J contains the following coding sequences:
- the Olfr605 gene encoding olfactory receptor 605: MGPANKSQLSPSTFWLMGIPGLEHLHVWIGIPFCSMYMVALMGNVTILAVVRAERTLHEPMFLFLCMLSVTDLVLSTSTLPRMLCLFWMEAHDITFDACLAQMFFIHSFTAMESGFFLAMAIDRYVAICDPLRHTTILTNSRIAKMGAVVVLRGVGFFSPHPILLKQLPYCRTRIIAHTYCEFMAVVKLACVDTGATKRYSLSVASVIGSCDGFFIALSYVLILRAVFRLPSREASLKALGTCGSHVCVILVFYSTAVFTFLTHRFGHNVAPQIHIFIANMYLLVPPFLNPIVYGIRTKKIREYVLSFLRVKFS; this comes from the coding sequence ATGGGGCCAGCTAATAAGTCACAACTCTCTCCAAGCACCTTCTGGCTGATGGGCATCCCAGGCCTAGAACACCTCCATGTCTGGATTGGGATTCCTTTCTGTTCCATGTACATGGTGGCCCTGATGGGGAATGTGACTATCCTGGCCGTGGTGAGAGCAGAGCGCACCCTCCACGAGCCCATGTTCCTCTTCCTGTGCATGCTGTCTGTCACTGACCTGGTCCTCTCCACATCTACATTGCCACGCATGCTCTGTCTCTTCTGGATGGAAGCCCATGATATCACCTTCGATGCATGCCTTGCTCAAATGTTCTTCATCCATAGTTTCACTGCCATGGAATCTGGCTTCTTCTTGGCCATGGCTATTGATCGCTATGTGGCCATTTGTGACCCACTACGTCATACCACTATTCTCACCAACAGTCGCATCGCCAAGATGGGGGCAGTTGTGGTGCTGCGTGGGGTAGGCTTTTTCTCCCCACACCCCATCCTGCTCAAGCAGCTGCCCTACTGCAGAACTCGAATCATTGCACACACCTACTGTGAGTTCATGGCTGTGGTGAAGCTGGCATGTGTGGACACAGGAGCTACCAAGCGTTATAGCCTCAGTGTGGCCTCTGTCATTGGTTCTTGTGATGGCTTCTTCATTGCCCTCTCTTACGTTCTTATCCTCCGTGCTGTTTTTCGTCTTCCATCTCGAGAAGCAAGTCTTAAAGCCTTAGGAACCTGTGGCTCCCATGTCTGTGTAATCCTTGTTTTCTATTCTACAGCCGTCTTTACATTCCTGACCCACCGTTTTGGCCACAATGTGGCCCCCCAAATTCATATCTTCATAGCCAATATGTACCTTCTGGTACCGCCCTTTCTAAACCCCATTGTTTATGGTATTAGAACAAAGAAAATTAGAGAGTACGTTCTTAGTTTTCTTAGAGTAAAATTTTCCTGA